A window of the Brassica oleracea var. oleracea cultivar TO1000 chromosome C1, BOL, whole genome shotgun sequence genome harbors these coding sequences:
- the LOC106293417 gene encoding uncharacterized protein LOC106293417 → MDAGVSTPCYKNMNQYHPQSYYNYHQNSPRSAVVPGKFHYYRADNSYFGQQSLPHFLDSCSLCKKRLGDNRDIFMYRGDTPFCSEECREEQINKDEVKEKKRNLSSSVKAMRRNEKRSSSSSPTRSRDYALHTGTVVAA, encoded by the exons ATGGATGCTGGAGTTTCCACTCCCTGTTACAAAAACATGAATCAGTACCATCCCCAGAGTTATTACAATTACCATCAGAACTCACCTAGATCTGCTGTTGTTCCTGGAAAGTTCCATTATTATAGAGCCGACAATAGCTATTTCGGACAACAATCACTTCCTCACTTCTTGGACTCTTGTTCTCTCTGTAAGAAGCGTCTTGGTGACAACAGAGACATCTTTATGTACAG AGGAGACACTCCGTTCTGTAGCGAAGAGTGTAGAGAAGAACAGATAAATAAAGACGAAGTGAAAGAGAAGAAACGTAATCTGTCTTCATCTGTGAAAGCTATGAGAAGAAATGAAAAGAGAAGCTCTTCTTCTTCTCCAACTAGATCTCGTGACTATGCTTTACACACTGGAACTGTTGTTGCTGCCTAG